A window of Microbispora hainanensis genomic DNA:
GTCGACCTGATCACCGGCGGCTGGCGGCTGTGCGACGAGGCGGCCTCCGCCACCCTGCTCGACCTGGCCGCCAGGGGCGTCGTGGCCGTCGAGGAGATCGGCCCCGAGCTGTCCCTCGTACGGCTGCGCAAGGACCCCGGCGGCCTGCGGCCGTACGAGCGGCTCGTCTACGACCACGTGCGCGCGCTGGCCGTGGACGGCGTGGTGGCGACGGGGGCGCTGGCCGAGGGCTCGCGCGACCTGCGCCGGTGGTGGAAGAGCTTCCGCAGGAAGGTGATCGTCGAGGCGCGGGAGCAGGGCCTGTCACGGCCGCGCTGGAGCCGGGGCCACGCGCTGCTCCTCGGCGCGGCGGCGGTGGTCCCCGCCGCGGCGATCGGCATCGCGGCCGGTGCCGGCGACGCCGGTGCGGACCACAACGGCGGGCCCGGAGCGGCGATCGTGTCCTTCGCCCTGCTCGTGATGTTGATGGGCAGGCTGAACGGGGAGCGCGGCACGGCCGAGGGGGCCGCGGCCGCCGCGCACTGGCTGGGCGTCCGCGAGCACCTGCGGGCGACGGGACGGTTCGCCGAGCAGCCCGCCGCCTCGGTCACGATCTGGGGCCGCCACCTCGCGTACGCCGCCGCGCTCGGGCTCGCGCCGCGTGCCGTCGGGAACCTCCCGGTCAGCACCCCCGCCGACGACAACCGGGCCTGGTCCGACTATGGCGGGATGTGGCACGTCGTGAACGTCCGCTATCCCTCGCGCCTGCTGTGGGGCCGGCCGCCGGGGACGACGATCGTACGGGGTCTCGCGGCCGGCTGGTTCGCCGGGTTCTTCACCTGGATCCTCCTGGTGGCCGCCGCCGCGTTCGGCGTGTGGCCGGACGGTCTGGTCCTGCCCGCCGCCCTCGCCGTGGGCCTGGTGGTAGCGGGCCTGCCGGTCGTCTACGCGATCGGCGACCTCGGCGGCGCGGCGACCGTCGAGGGCCGGATCGTACGGCTGCGCCGATTCCGCGACGGCAGCAAGGGGGACGACACCGCCAAGTGGACCTACTGGTGCGCCATCGACGAGGGAGGCTCCCGCGACGTCAGGGCGATGTGCCTGAGCGAGGACCTGTGGCGCCGTCTGCGGGAGGGCGACACGGTGCGGGCCGTGGCGGGGCGCAGGCTCGGCTGGATCAGGCGGATCGACGTGATCGAGGACTCCCGGCTGCGGGCCTCCTACGACGACACCGGTGAGCACCTGGTGGACGCGCCGGAGAACCTCGGCGAGGTGCGCATCCTGCCCGACCGCCCCGCGCGCGCCTTCCGGGCCGAGGACGGCGGGGCCGATGCCCCCCGGCGCCCTGAGTAAGGTCGTCGGGTGCACTCAGCCCACGACCTGTTGATCGCCCTGGCCGGGAGGTACTCGTTCGGTGACGTCGGCGCGCTCGCGCCGGCCGTGCTCGGAGATGGGGACCAGGCGGCCCTGGTCGCGTCGGTCTGCGAGTTCGGCCAGCGGTTGCTCACGCTCGACGCGGAGGACTTCCACACCGTGATCGACGCCCAGACGGTGCCCGCCGACCTGCGCAGGCGCGCCCGCGCGTGCCACATGCCGCAGACGCCCCGGGAGCAGCCGCGCGGCGCGCTCGACTCGCTGCGGCCGGCGTACGCACTGCTCCTGGAGGTCGTCGAGGCCCGCTGGAGGCGGCGCGAGCTCAGCTCGATGATCGCGGCCGTGCACATCTGCAGCGAGTATCTTCCGCTGCTCGCCTTCGAGCCCGCGCTCGGACACGCGGGCGACCCGGCCCGGTGGCCGGAGGGCCTGCGCGCTCCCGGCAGCCGGTTCGGGGCCATGCCCGACCGGGAGTGCGATCACACCAGGGCGGAGCGGTCGGCGGCCGAGCGGACCCTGCGGGTGGCCGTGGAGCCGCCACCCGGCTGGCGGGCCTACTTCGACCGGCAGCACAGCCAGGTGGCGGGGGCGCTCGCCACCTGCGCGGGCCGGTGCCGCACCCCCTGCTCCGCCCTCGACTGGGTGCCGGACCTCGACGACCTGTCCGCCCGCTGCCGGATCGCGCTGACGTTCGCCGACACCCCGCTCGTACGGCTGCGCCACGCGGCCCCGGTCGGCCACGGCTTCGGCGTGCCGTCGCCGGAGGAGGTGCTGGAGGCGTGGGAGCGCAGCCGCGCCGCGCTGGCCAAGCACGAGGCGGCCGCCGCCGTCACCGCCGACGACGGCTTCCCGCTGCCGGGGTTACCCTCGCTGTTCTCCGCCGTGGCGGCGGCGCCGGTGCGGCCGGCCACACTGCTCGCCGACGTCGCCGCCCACATCGTGAACCTTCTTAAGGACTGACCGCGTCACCACATCGGCGGCCTGCGGTCGCCCCAGAATCCACCGACGGACGCCTCCACCTGGGACGACAGCGAGATGAGCGTCCCCTCCTCGCCGAACCTGCCCGCCAGCATGACGCCGATGGGCAGGCCGTCGGGCGTCCAGTAGAGCGGGAGGTTCACCGCGGGCTGACCGCTCACGTTGTAGATGGCCGCGAAGGGTGCGAAGCGCATCATCCGCTCGAACGTCTCCTCGGGCGACTCGACGTCCTCGAACCAGCCCACCGGCACGGGCGGCTGGGTCACGGTCGGCGACAGCACCGCGTCGTACGCGTCGGTGACGAGCAGCGCGAAGCGGGTGGCGAGCTGGAGCGTCCCCTGCGCCTGGAGGAACTCCGGGGCCGAGACGGCGCGGCCACGCTCGCGCAGCCACGCGGTGAGCGGGCGCAGCTTCGGCTCCAGCTCCTCCGCCACGGGGTGCATGCACGAGAAGCTGAACCACATCTTGACGAACTCGGGCACCACGTCCGGGCCGAACGGCGGCGCGATCTCCTCCACCTCGTGCCCGAGCGACTCCAGCACCGCCGAAGCGCTCTTGTACGCCGCCAGCACGTCGGGGTGGACCTCCGCGCCGGGCACGGCGGGGGTGGCGAACCTGGCGATCCGCAGCCGCCCCGGCTCGCGCCCGACGTAGGCCGAGAACGACCCGAGCTCGGGCGCCGGCGCGTGGTAGAGGTCCCCGGGGTTGTTGTGGGCCATGACGTCCAGCAGCGCGGCGGCGTCGGCGACGTTCCTGGCCAGCGGCCCGTTGGTCGACAGCCCCGCGAGGTCGGGGATGATCGGGCCCGCGGAGATGCGGCCCCGGCTCGGCTTGATGCCGAACAGGCCGCAGACGGAGGCGGGGATGCGGATCGAGCCCGCGCCGTCGCTGCCCTGCGCGGCGGGCGCGAGACCGGCCGCGACGGCGGCCGCCGCTCCCCCACTCGACCCTCCGGCCGACCGCGTGATGTCCCACGGCGTACGGGCCGGCTCGTGCAGGTAGGTCTCGGTGTAGCAGGGCATGCCGAACTCGGGGGTGCTGGTCTTGCCCAGCATGACCGTGCCGGCGTCTCGCAGGCGCTCGACCACGCTGTCGTCCGCGGGTGCGACGAACCCCTCGTACGTGGCCGAACCGAAGTGCAGCGGCACGTCCTTGACGAAGTTGAGGTCCTTGATCGGGATGGGCACGCCCAGCAGCGGGGGCAGGTCCCCGGTGTCACCGGCGGCCAGCCGGGCCTCCTGCTCGCGTGCCTGGGCGAGGGCCCGGTCGGCCGTCACCGTGACGAACGCCCCCAGGCCGGGGTCGAGCCGCTCGATGCGCTCCAGGTAGTGCTCGGTGATCTGAACAGGAGAAAGTTCACCCGTACGTACGGCTGCCGCCTGCTCAAGAGCGGTAAGATCGTGAATGTGCGCCACGCTACCGAACGGTAGGCCTCTGGGCCGCGGATATCTAGAGAAGATACCCGCACTTCCGAGCAACGAATCAGCTCAAGCAGGCCACAAAAGTATGAACCATCCAACACTAGGCAAGCCGCTGACGGCTCAACTACCGTGAGTGATGTGGATACCGGTCTAGCGCCAGAAGACGGTCACGATACGTCACCTATATGGGTGGGTGACCAATCGTCAGAGCAGGCGGAACGCCCTTCGGCGCCCCCTGAGGCGCCGGCGACTCCGACGTACGCTCCGGTCGAGCGAACGTCGCTGATCAGCCTGTGGCAGGACACGCGATATCGCCACCTGCGCAGGCGGGCCGTGATCGCCGTCGCGGCGGGCGTGGTGTTCGGCGTGCTCTTCGGCAGCTGGCGGCTCGGGCTCACCGCGGCCATCCTCGCGTGCGTCGCCGACGCCGTCTATCGGGCGAGGACCGTCTCCACCATCCCCGCGTGGCGGCGCGCCTCCGCGGCCGAGCGGCAGACGGAGGCCCAGCTCAAGAAGCTGGAGCGCAACGGATATAAAACGCTGCACGCCCGGGCCATCCCCGGCAGCGAGGCGCAGATCGACCACCTCGTGGTCGGGCCCACCGGCGTGTACGCGGTGGACTCGGAGAAGTGGGACAAACGGCTGCCCGTACGGGTCCAGTCGCACCGCAAGCTCTTCCACGGCCCGTTCAACCAGAAGCCGCGGCTCGACGAGGCCCGGTGGGAGGCGGCGCAGGCCAGCGACCTGATCAGCAAGGCGCTCGGCCGGGAGATCACCGTGGTGCCGTCCCTGGCCATCTACGGTCCGCCGATCCCGTGGCGCATCCTCAACATCCGCGAGGTGGACGTTTTCTCCGGCGGGCTGGTCCGCAAGTGGATCACCAAGCGGGAGAGGTCGCTAACCACATCGGAGATCGACGCGATCTACCGGGCCGCCGAACGCGTGCTGCCCGCGCGCTACCCCGAGTAAAGCGCGGCACCCCAGGTAGAGCGCGTCGCGAGCGAAGCGCGGCATCCCAGGTAGAGCGCGTCGCGAGCGAAGCGCGGCGAGAGCGTGGCACCCCGGAGCGAGCCGGTTTCCGGGGGGACACGTCCCGACTCGTGGACAGCGGGTCTCGGCAGCCGGGCAGTGGTCGTACCATTTGAAGACTCAGTAGTCTCCGGATGGGGGTCCCTCGATGCCCGCTCTCAGGTCCCGCACTGTCACTCACGGCAGGAACATGGCCGGCGCCCGTGCGCTGCTTCGGGCCACGGGCGTAGCGGGCAGCGACCTCGGCAAGCCGATCGTCGCGATCGCCAACAGCTTCACCCAGTTCGTGCCCGGCCACGTGCACCTGCGCGAGGTCGCCGACGTGGTGGCCGGCGCGGTCCGCGAGGCGGGGGCCGTCCCGCGCGAGTTCAACACGATCGCCGTCGACGACGGCATCGCGATGGGCCACGGCGGCATGCTCTACTCGCTGCCGTCCCGCGAGCTGATCGCCGACGCCGTCGAATACATGGTCAACGCCCACTGCGCCGACGCGCTGGTCTGCGTCTCCAACTGCGACAAGATCACGCCCGGGATGCTGCTCGCCGCCTTCCGGCTCAACATCCCCACGATCTTCGTGTCCGGCGGCCCGATGGAGGCCGGCAAGATCCCCGGCCGCAAGCTCGACCTGATCGACCCGATGATCGCTTCGGCCGACGAGAGCGTGTCGGACGCCGACCTCCTGGCGATGGAGGAGAACGCCTGCCCGACCTGCGGGTCCTGCAGCGGCATGTTCACCGCCAACTCCATGAACTGCCTCGCCGAGGCGATCGGCCTGGCCCTGCCCGGCAACGGCACCACGCTGGCGACCCACAAGGCCCGCAAGGCCCTTTTCGAGGACGCCGGACGGCAGATCGTCGACATCACCCGGCGTTACTACGAGGAGGACGACGAGGCGGTCCTGCCGAGGAGCATCGCCACCCGCGAGGCGTTCGAGAACGCGATGGCGCTCGACGTCGCCATGGGCGGATCGACCAACACGATCCTCCACATCCTGGCCGCCGCCCGCGAGGCGGGCGTCGACTTCGGGCTCAAGGAGATCAACGAGATCTCGCTGCGCGTGCCGTGCCTGTGCAAGGTCGCCCCGGCCACGATGAAGTACCACGTCGAGGACGTGCACCGGGCGGGCGGCATCCCCGGCATCCTCGGTGAGCTCGACCGGGCCGGCCTGCTCCACCGCGACCTGCCGACCGTCCACTCCGCCTCCATCGCGGAGTACATCGCCAAGTGGGACCCGAAGTCCCCCGAGGTCACCGACGAGGCTTTGGAGCTGTGGCACGCCGCCCCCGGCAACGTGCGCACCGTCAAGGCGTACTCGCAGGACGCCCGCTGGGAGTCGCTCGACCTCGACCGCGCCGAGGGCTGCATCCGCGACCTCGACCACGCGTACACAAAGGACGGCGGCCTCGCCGTCCTGTACGGGAACATCGCCCAGGACGGCTGCGTGGTCAAGACGGCCGGCGTGGACGAGTCGATCTGGCGCTTCTCGGGCCCGGCGGTCGTGTTCGAGTCGCAGGAGGCGGCCTCCGAGGGCATCCTCGGCGGCAAGGTCAAGGCCGGCGACGTGGTCGTCATCCGCTACGAGGGCCCCAAGGGCGGCCCCGGGATGCAGGAGATGCTCTACCCGACGAGCTTCCTCAAGGGCAAGGGCCTGGGCAAGGCGTGCGCGCTGATCACCGACGGCCGCTTCTCCGGCGGCACGTCGGGCCTGTCGATCGGCCACGCCTCCCCCGAGGCCGCCGAGGGCGGCGCGATGGCCCTGATCGAGGACGGCGACATCATCGACATCGACATCCCGGGCCGTTCGATCGAGCTCAGGGTGGCCGAGGACGTGCTGGCCGCCCGCCGCGAGCGGCTGCTGGCCGACCTCGGCGGCTACCGGCCGCGCGACCGGCAGCGTCCGGTGTCGGCCGCCCTCCAGGCGTACGCCGCGCTGACCACGTCGGCCTCGACCGGCGCGTCCCGCGACCTGTCCCAGCTCTCCCGCTAGACCCGGGAAACGCGTGGGGCCGCCTCCGAGGAGGCGGCCCCACGTTCTCCTGCCGTCAGCTGTAGGAAACCGTCTGCACGCTGCAGTTGGTCATCCACGGACCGGGATAGACCGGGGCCGTCGTGCAGCCCCAGGTGGCGGTCACGGTGGTGGTTCCCGCGGGGATGCTGACGCTGCCGGCGGTGCCGGCGAAGTCGTACGAATGGCCCTCACTGCATATGGCGGAGACGCTGACGGACGTCGTCCCGCTGGGCAGCGTCTTCGTGAACTGCCACGCGTGCGTGGCCGGGACCGCGACCAGGCTGCTGTAGGGCACCCCTACGACGGAGATGGGGTACCAGTCCCTGGTGTCCCCGAAGCTGTTGTAGTTGAGGCAGTCCACTGTGGCGTTCAGCGTGACGGTGTCGGCCATGGCGGGGCTGGGCGCGAGCGCGAGGCTCAGCACGCCGGTGGTCACGAGCGCCGCACCGAGCGCGAGCACTCTCCGGGCTGGATTCGCAGCGAACATTGGTGTCCCTTCTCCCTCATTTCAACAACGAATGCACCATCTCCCCCAGGAACGGTCAATCTCCGGAGTTTTCGGAAGTCCGGAATGTCGGGCCGGCTGAAAATGCGCCGAGCCGGGGGCCCGAAACGCACCGCCGGCCCGCCCGGATAACCGAAATCCGATATGCAGCGGATGATCGCAGAGATTTCAGGCACGATTCGGCGAAATGTTTCGAATGCCCCGCTCATGGTGATTTCCGGGTGGAGCCCGGTCTCTGAAAGTTTCAGAGCGTCGTCCGCCCACGACCACCGCGAAGCCGTCCGGCGCTCATGGTTCACCGCCGTTGCCGGGCCGCCCACAGGTGATGCGGGGCCGTGTGGAAGCCGTGCCGGACCGGGCGCAGGCGGCGAACAGGCCGCCATCACGCCGGTCTTCGCCGTCGTCGGCCTTCACGTCACCAGGACCGTACGGCCCGGCGAGGGGATGCACGCCGGGAGGGTGGCCGTGGCCGTGGCCGTGGGGCTCGCCGGGCGGATGCGCGCCGCGATGTGACGAGTCGTATGGCACGGCAAGGGGATTGCACGCCAGGATGCGGCCGTGGTCGTACCTGAGTTGGCTCAATTTAGTGCGCACCTTCGGGGCTGCGGATCCGCTTGAGGGCGTTGCGTAGGTCGGTGGGCAGAGGGTCGGCGGCGGTCAGGACGTGGTTGCCGGCTTGGATTCGGACGGTGCGATAGCGGCGGGCGGTGCGGACGAACTTCTTGATCGACCATCCGGTCCGTGCCTCGATCCACCGGCCGACCGCCAGGGCGGCGAACACGATCGTCAGGTGCGCGTCGATGGACTCGCGTTTGTGGTGGTAGATCGGCCGTGCTTTGAGGTCGTGCTTGCTCATCCGGAAGGACTTTTCGATCTCGAACAGCCGATGGTAGGAGCTGATGACGAACTCGGCGGTGATGGGCGTCCCGTCCGGGCAGGCGGCGAGATTGGTGATGTAGCCCTTGAGCCCGGCCAGGGCCTTGGCCTTGTCCACCAGCTCGGTGTTGACGCTCTTGGTAGCGCCGGACAGCCTGATGAACCGGTTGCGCTTGACCGGCGCCTGCCCGTCGACGGCGCGCTGGGCCTTGGCGACCTGCTCGTCGATGCCGCGCAGGGTGCGCCGGGCCCGCTCTGCCCGGTACTGGTAGTAGATCATCTGGTCGCGGCGGGGCCGGCTCGATCCCGACGGCCAGGGCTGGATGAAGATGTGCCCGTCGGGGATCGGGGTGCCGGGGTGCTCGCGCCGCCACTGCTTGACCACATACGGCACCTCGGGGATCTTCATGCCGAGGATGAACGACAGCCCAGCGGCTTCGATGGCCTGCTTGTTCGCCTCGGAGATCATCCCGGCGTCGGCCACGATCGTGACGTCCGGCAGGTGGTGGGCCGCCATGAACCCTTCGATCACCGGGAGCATGGTGTGGGTCTCGGCCTTGTTGCCCTCGAAGGCGGTCACCATGAGCGGGAACCCGGAGGAGTCGGTGAGCAGCCCGATCGTGATCTGCGGGTCCAGGCGGCGTTCCTTGGAAAAGCCCGGCTCGCGGAACCCATCCCCGGCGTCGGTCTCGAAGTACAAGGTTGACACGTCGTAGAGGACCAGGCTGGCCGGCCCGAGGCGGGTGTGGGCCGCGCATGCACCGGCCAGGGCCTGGCGCCACTGCGGTGCGGCGTAGTCCGGCAGGCGGCGCTTCACCGTGGCATACGACACCGCATCGATCCCGGCCTCGCCGAGCACGCGCAGGCTGTCGTGCTTGCTCGTCGGTTCGATCACCCGCGCGAGCACCAGCTGCCGGAACACCTCATCGCCCCCGGCCGCGGCAGCAAACCCCAGCGTGTCGTAGGCGCGGGACAGCGCGTCCCACAGGTGTTCCATCCGCGAGCTGACGATCTCCAGCGGCCCGCCCGCCATCGGCCCATCGTCCAGCCCCAGGTCCAGTTCCTGCTGGCCGGCGGCCAGCCGCTGACGCGCCACCGCCCTGAGCGTCTCCAACTCGGCGTCGTCGTGCGCCGACCCGATGTGCTCGATCTCCCGCGATCCGCGGCGGGAGGAGTAGACGATCTGCACCGCCCGGGCGCCTGAGGCCGTCTTCACCGTCCGCACGTACGGAGACACGGCCACCAGGGTAGAGACATGATCGATTTAGTGCGCACTTTTCGCCGTTCCCGACGGGGAACCACGAGGTCAACGCCTCGCGCTCAGCGACAATCTTGAAACGTGAGCCAAGTCAGGACGCCGGGAGGGTGGCCGTGGCCGTGGCCGTGGGGCTCGCCGGGCGGATGCGCGCCGCGATGTGACGAGTCGTATGGCACGGCAAGGGGATTGCACGCCAGGATGCGGCCGTGGTCGTAGGCCACGGGCGGGCGGATGCACGGCGCGGTGACGACAGCGGGCGGATGCACGGCGCGGTGACGACAGCGGGCGGGGACGACCGGTTTCCTCCGCAGGCGGTCGGGCGTCCCGGACAGAAAACGGTGGCCGGAAGGACAGGCCAACCTAGCGCCGTTACCGAGCACGCGTTCGGAAAATGTCAGTGCTCGTCGCTATTGTCGAACTATGGCCAACGTCATTCGGCACTCGCTGACCGCCGAGGAACTCGCCGCCCTCGCCCTGTCGCTCGCTCACCTCGGTGCCGGCCCGCAGTCGGTCACCGCCCGGCGCGGTCTGCGCCACGCTTTCGAGCACCTCGATCTGGACGACGACGTCATCGCCACGACCCTGACCACCCTGACCACTCCGCTGCCCACCGACGTCGCCCGCCGGGCGCGGGCGGTGGCCAACGCGATCACCGCCCGCCTGGTGATCCGCATCCAGTATCACGACGCGGCGGGCCGGATGACGGTCCGCGACGTCGAGCCGGTGACCTGCCTGGTCCACGGCGAGTTCTGGTATCTGGTGGGCTGGTGCCGCATGCGCCGCTCGATCAGGGCGTTCCGCTTCGACCGCATCCTGGCGGTGGAGCCGACCGACCTGCCTGCGCGTGCTCACCTGCCGCAGCGCTACCTGCCGTTCCAACGCCGCTCGCGGGCCCGCCGCCCGTCCGCGGCCTGACTCGACAGCCCGGCTCCGGTCCCTGAACCGGCGGCCCGGCTACGCCGCCCGAATCAGCCCGGAGCAGCCCAAGGAGCCCCAAGGCAGCCTGGAGAAAGCCCCGGAGCTGCCCGGTGAGAGCACGGGGACGGACGCGGCTCAGCCGCCGCAGCAGCCACCACCGCAGCAACCGCCGCCCGCGCCACCCGACGGACGGGCGGCGGGAGCCCCGGACGCCCTGCCCGTGACGGCCACGGTGGACAGCAGCTTCACGGTGTCGTCGTGGCCGGAGGGGCAGACCGCCCGGTCACCGGCCTCAGCCATGGGACGGTTGAGTTCGAACGTCGACCCGCACGCGCGGCAACGGTAGTCATAGCGAGGCATGCGTCCAGATTAGAGCCCGGCCCGGCGTAAGCGGGCGTCCCCGGGGAGGCGGCGCAGCCGAAGTAGGTGGTCACATAGCCGGCCATAGACCGGCGACCGAGCCGCCTGCAGGAAGGACGACGACCCGGCGTAAGCGGGCGTCCCCGGGGAGGCGGCGCAGCCGAAGTAGGTGGTCACGCAGCCGGCCATGGACCGGGCACCAAGCCGCTGCCAGGAGGGATGACGACCCTGCGTAGGCGGGCGTCCCGGGGAGGCGGCTCAGGCGAAGTGGATGGTCGCGTAGTCGGCGATGGGCCGGAAGCCGAGCCGCTGATAGACGGAGTTGGACGTGGGGTTGTCCAGATCGGTGAACAGCAGCACCTCGGTGGCGCCGTCGTCGAGCGCCTTCCTGCTGGCCGCGTGGGCGACGGCGCTGCCGTACCCGCGTCCGCGCAGCTCGGGCGGGGTGTAGACGGGCCCGATCCGCGACATGCCGGCGATCGGCGCGGAGACACCGGCGATGGAGACGGACCGGCCGTCGTCCTCCCACATGATCAGTTCCTCCCGGTTGACCCGGGCGGCGACGACCGGAGTGGGGTCGGCCGTGCGCTCGGCATGCGCCTCGTGCTGGAACTCCCGGATGAAACTCACGGCCGTCGGCAGGTCGCCGGGGCCCGCGACGCGGGGCTTCCCCGGCGCGGAGGGAGTCCGCAGCGCGCCGAGGCGATAGAGCCGCTCGGCCCGGCGGCGGGTTTCCGGCCGCCACCACGCGGCCGCGAACGCCTCGGCGACGGCGATCGGACCACCGACCGCGGGCACGTCGTGGTCCAGCTCGATCAGGTCGCGTGCCAGCAGGGGAAGCGCCGCGAGCGGAACGTCGCCCAGCGCGAGCGGATAGGGCGGCGTCTGGCAGGCCGCCCCTGCCACGGTGTCGCCGTCCTCCAGCCAGGCCAGCAGGGGATCGACCGTGAACTGACCGCTGCGGATCCCGCGCAGCACGGTCAGCATGACCGTGCTGCGGACGGGATCGCGCAGCAGCCAGGGCTCCGCCGCCGCGGCGTACTCCTCCACGTCGGCGGTGATCGTCCACCTCATGACGTCCACCTCATGACGTCGCCCGTCAGGCCGCCGTCTCCGACAGGTAGGGCGCCCACTGCGGATCACCGTCGAGTTGCGCGCCGATGAGCCGCCAGTGCGCGCCGTGCGGCACCACGGGGGCCACCCGCAGCGCCCAGCCGAGCTCCTCCAGCAGCTTGTCGGCCTTGCGGTGGTTGCACGGCGTGCACGAGGCGACGCAGTTCTCCCACGTGTGAGGGCCACCCCGGGATCGCGGGATGACGTGATCGATGGTCTCGGCCCGCTGGCCGCAGTAGGCACAGCGGAAGTTGTCCCGGCGCATCAGCGCGGCCCGGGTGAGCGGGATGCGCGTCCGGTAGGGGATGCGGACATAACGCCGGAGCCGGATCACCGATGGGACGTCGAGCGTGCGCGTGGCCGAGCGCAGGACCGCGCCCCGGCCGTCGCGGTGGACGACGTCCGCCTTCTCTCTCAGCACCAGAATTACGGCCCGGTGCAGGGAGAGCGTGGTCAGCGGTTCGTATGTGGCGTTCAGGAGCAGGACTTGGCGCATCAGCCGGCCTCCACAGCGGTCTCGGCTGTGCGCCTGGGTTGTGGTCCCGTCGGTTGGGACCCGGATGCTTCCGTCACAGGGACCTCCGCCGGACGGCCCAGCGGATCGTCACCACGGCACCGCCCTTCACCAAAGTGTGGCCTTGTCGGCGGCCCCCGCGCCACCCCATAAAGGGTCTGTGAGGTGAACGACTGGGACGCCTGCTGCTTCTATGCCCAGGTGTTCACCCCTTTATTCCCGTCTTGGCCGGGTACGGACGATGTACCGCCGCAGGCGTCCGGCTGTTTTAAAGTGCCTGCATGAGCCGAGTGCCGTACCCGCCAGCCCGCCGTGACGACATCGTCGACGATCTCCACGGAACGCCCGTCCCCGACCCGTACCGGTGGCTGGAGGATCCGGACGATCCGGCGACGAAGGAGTGGCTGGACGCGCAGGAGACCCTCTTCAGGTCCGCCGAGCTCGAAGGGCGCGACCACTTCCGCGAGCGCATCGCCGAACTCCTGCGTTCCGGGTCGGTGGGCACGCCGTCCTGGCGCGGCGAGCGCCGCTTCTTCACCCGGCGGGCCCCCGACCAGGAGCACCCGGTCCTGTACGTCGCGGACGGCGGCGGCGAGCGGGTGCTGCTCGACCCCACCGCCCTCGACCCCTCGGGCCTGACCACGCTCGACTCCTACCAGCCGGACAAGGAAGGCAACCGGCTGGCGTACCAGATCTCGGTCGGCGGTGACGAGGAGTCGCGCCTGTACGTCGTCGACGTGGCGACCGGAGAGATCATCGAGGGGCCGATCGACCGCTGCCGCTACTCCCCCGTGGCCTGGCTGCCCGGCGGGGAGGCGTTCTACTACGTGCGCCGGCTGGCGCCCTCGCTGGTCCCGGCCGGCGAGGAGCAGTATCACCGCCGCGTCTACCTGCACCGCGTCGGCACCTCTCCCGACGACGACGTGCTGATCTTCGGCGAGGGCCTGGAGAAGACCAACTACTACGGGGTCTCGGTCTCCCTCGACGGCAGATGGCTGTCGGTCTCCGCCTCGCGGGGCACCGCCCCGCGCAACGACCTGTGGGTGGCCGACCTGGCCGCCTCGTCGCCGGAGGCGCCGGAGCTGGTCACCGTGCAGCAGGACGTCGACGCCCAGACCGGGCTCCACTTCGGCCGCGACGGGCGGCTCTACGTCTTCACCGATCTCGACGCCCCGCGTGGGCGGGTCTGCGTCACCTCGCCGGAGACGCCCGGCCGTGAGCACTGGCGCGACCTGATCCCCGAGGACGCCGAGGCGGTGCTGTCCGACTTCGCGATCCTCGACGGCATGGCCGAGCCGGTCCTGC
This region includes:
- a CDS encoding DUF2207 family protein; this encodes MAFWAAAAAATGLWLLLLLALAAATRNPDVEPGPATGVLAEHSPAVVDLITGGWRLCDEAASATLLDLAARGVVAVEEIGPELSLVRLRKDPGGLRPYERLVYDHVRALAVDGVVATGALAEGSRDLRRWWKSFRRKVIVEAREQGLSRPRWSRGHALLLGAAAVVPAAAIGIAAGAGDAGADHNGGPGAAIVSFALLVMLMGRLNGERGTAEGAAAAAHWLGVREHLRATGRFAEQPAASVTIWGRHLAYAAALGLAPRAVGNLPVSTPADDNRAWSDYGGMWHVVNVRYPSRLLWGRPPGTTIVRGLAAGWFAGFFTWILLVAAAAFGVWPDGLVLPAALAVGLVVAGLPVVYAIGDLGGAATVEGRIVRLRRFRDGSKGDDTAKWTYWCAIDEGGSRDVRAMCLSEDLWRRLREGDTVRAVAGRRLGWIRRIDVIEDSRLRASYDDTGEHLVDAPENLGEVRILPDRPARAFRAEDGGADAPRRPE
- a CDS encoding amidase — encoded protein: MAHIHDLTALEQAAAVRTGELSPVQITEHYLERIERLDPGLGAFVTVTADRALAQAREQEARLAAGDTGDLPPLLGVPIPIKDLNFVKDVPLHFGSATYEGFVAPADDSVVERLRDAGTVMLGKTSTPEFGMPCYTETYLHEPARTPWDITRSAGGSSGGAAAAVAAGLAPAAQGSDGAGSIRIPASVCGLFGIKPSRGRISAGPIIPDLAGLSTNGPLARNVADAAALLDVMAHNNPGDLYHAPAPELGSFSAYVGREPGRLRIARFATPAVPGAEVHPDVLAAYKSASAVLESLGHEVEEIAPPFGPDVVPEFVKMWFSFSCMHPVAEELEPKLRPLTAWLRERGRAVSAPEFLQAQGTLQLATRFALLVTDAYDAVLSPTVTQPPVPVGWFEDVESPEETFERMMRFAPFAAIYNVSGQPAVNLPLYWTPDGLPIGVMLAGRFGEEGTLISLSSQVEASVGGFWGDRRPPMW
- a CDS encoding nuclease-related domain-containing protein, with translation MGDQSSEQAERPSAPPEAPATPTYAPVERTSLISLWQDTRYRHLRRRAVIAVAAGVVFGVLFGSWRLGLTAAILACVADAVYRARTVSTIPAWRRASAAERQTEAQLKKLERNGYKTLHARAIPGSEAQIDHLVVGPTGVYAVDSEKWDKRLPVRVQSHRKLFHGPFNQKPRLDEARWEAAQASDLISKALGREITVVPSLAIYGPPIPWRILNIREVDVFSGGLVRKWITKRERSLTTSEIDAIYRAAERVLPARYPE
- the ilvD gene encoding dihydroxy-acid dehydratase, which produces MPALRSRTVTHGRNMAGARALLRATGVAGSDLGKPIVAIANSFTQFVPGHVHLREVADVVAGAVREAGAVPREFNTIAVDDGIAMGHGGMLYSLPSRELIADAVEYMVNAHCADALVCVSNCDKITPGMLLAAFRLNIPTIFVSGGPMEAGKIPGRKLDLIDPMIASADESVSDADLLAMEENACPTCGSCSGMFTANSMNCLAEAIGLALPGNGTTLATHKARKALFEDAGRQIVDITRRYYEEDDEAVLPRSIATREAFENAMALDVAMGGSTNTILHILAAAREAGVDFGLKEINEISLRVPCLCKVAPATMKYHVEDVHRAGGIPGILGELDRAGLLHRDLPTVHSASIAEYIAKWDPKSPEVTDEALELWHAAPGNVRTVKAYSQDARWESLDLDRAEGCIRDLDHAYTKDGGLAVLYGNIAQDGCVVKTAGVDESIWRFSGPAVVFESQEAASEGILGGKVKAGDVVVIRYEGPKGGPGMQEMLYPTSFLKGKGLGKACALITDGRFSGGTSGLSIGHASPEAAEGGAMALIEDGDIIDIDIPGRSIELRVAEDVLAARRERLLADLGGYRPRDRQRPVSAALQAYAALTTSASTGASRDLSQLSR